In Pseudofrankia saprophytica, one genomic interval encodes:
- a CDS encoding LLM class flavin-dependent oxidoreductase: protein MNASGGLDVGLYFDLRNPPRWRRDPARLHAFTLEMCQEAEHLGAHSVWLTEHHRFDDDYLAAPLTFAAAIAARTSRVRIGTAIVVAPLHHPAEIAEQAAMVDLVSAGRLDLGIGAGYRVPEYALFGASMERRYGQTDERAREIRRLWGPGGVTPRPVQERPPIWMGYQGPQGARRAGLLGEPLLSADAANWPQYRAGLVEAGHDPATARMAGGIQAWVSDDPEADWPLVAPYLAYQQDSYRRHMVEGTDQPEPRALDPEKLRTRSARILGYFWCDTPEAIAGRIFDHVSDAPVETVFLWASVGGQPEETVARHVQTICTRLAPLLAAGPATGGSASRADRITSAVER, encoded by the coding sequence GTGAACGCCTCGGGAGGACTCGACGTCGGCCTCTACTTCGACCTGCGCAACCCGCCGCGGTGGCGGCGCGACCCGGCCAGGCTGCACGCCTTCACCCTGGAGATGTGCCAGGAGGCCGAGCACCTCGGGGCCCACTCCGTCTGGCTGACCGAGCACCACCGGTTCGACGACGACTACCTCGCCGCGCCGCTGACGTTCGCCGCGGCGATCGCCGCCCGGACGTCCCGGGTGCGCATCGGCACGGCCATCGTCGTCGCGCCGCTGCACCATCCCGCCGAGATCGCCGAGCAGGCCGCGATGGTCGACCTCGTCTCCGCCGGGCGGCTCGATCTGGGTATCGGCGCCGGCTACCGCGTCCCCGAGTACGCCCTGTTCGGGGCGTCCATGGAACGCCGCTACGGGCAGACCGACGAGCGGGCACGCGAGATCCGCCGGCTGTGGGGACCGGGTGGGGTGACGCCCCGGCCGGTCCAGGAACGGCCCCCGATCTGGATGGGCTACCAGGGCCCTCAGGGGGCACGGCGCGCCGGCCTGCTCGGCGAGCCGCTGCTGTCCGCGGACGCGGCGAACTGGCCGCAGTACCGCGCGGGGCTCGTCGAGGCCGGCCACGACCCGGCGACCGCCCGGATGGCCGGCGGGATCCAGGCGTGGGTCAGCGACGACCCGGAGGCCGACTGGCCGCTGGTCGCCCCCTACCTCGCCTACCAGCAGGACTCCTACCGCCGGCACATGGTCGAGGGCACCGACCAGCCGGAGCCCAGGGCGCTCGACCCGGAGAAGCTGCGGACCCGCTCCGCCCGGATCCTCGGCTACTTCTGGTGCGACACTCCGGAGGCCATCGCCGGGCGCATCTTCGACCATGTGAGCGACGCCCCGGTCGAGACTGTCTTCCTGTGGGCGTCGGTCGGCGGCCAGCCCGAGGAGACCGTCGCCCGCCACGTCCAGACGATCTGCACCCGGCTCGCCCCGCTCCTCGCCGCCGGCCCGGCCACCGGAGGGAGCGCGTCCCGTGCCGATCGCATCACGAGCGCTGTGGAGCGCTGA